The Silvanigrella paludirubra genome contains a region encoding:
- a CDS encoding methyl-accepting chemotaxis protein produces MNYFNNKSLNLKILIVIVPIVIVSISIYFIYEILEAKSQFQNEFDKSISNSVLILKPSLSANIYNLEKQNVVNSVKGLFINENISKAIIFGEKKTLFVGIEIKNNKDFNEITSNLNLSEYTNISDLKSIQGVIALTSKSNKRVYISSIVDKETSRFDGVIVIEAELSQLNKQINKMIYTAIFGLFLCVCSIVILSFSIINKIVSKPLQILSTQIGQQSDDIYSTNKKLSGSFIRVSGLSKSQSDSIVQIQSQMDQMVEIIAQTKNNADECIRIVDHLNNKTKEGSRIIETMTLSVGKIGKSSENLQNISKMIGDISAKAKVINNIVSKTELLSLNASIESARAGALGKGFSVVAEEVGNLAKMSGKAANEIDTLISESQKVAEIVILEMNNSVGEIKNNSVNVSNSFKDIASEVTNILSNTKEIQDSTNKQNSSIVEVVSSVNTAGEINNQTFDEMKSLILFAKEIDLQCDKLKNIMELMNNIILGQKDKIK; encoded by the coding sequence ATGAATTATTTTAATAATAAATCTTTAAATTTAAAAATTCTAATTGTAATTGTTCCAATCGTTATTGTCTCAATTAGTATTTATTTTATTTATGAAATTTTAGAAGCAAAATCTCAATTTCAAAATGAATTTGATAAATCTATAAGTAATTCCGTATTAATTTTAAAGCCTTCATTATCAGCAAATATTTATAATTTAGAGAAACAAAATGTTGTTAACTCTGTTAAAGGTTTATTTATAAATGAAAATATTTCTAAAGCAATTATTTTTGGTGAAAAAAAGACTCTATTTGTAGGTATTGAAATTAAAAATAACAAGGATTTTAATGAAATAACTTCAAATTTGAATTTATCTGAGTATACGAATATTTCTGATCTAAAATCGATTCAAGGTGTTATCGCTTTAACAAGTAAAAGTAATAAGAGAGTTTATATTTCTTCAATTGTAGATAAAGAAACCTCGCGTTTTGATGGTGTTATTGTAATCGAAGCAGAATTAAGCCAATTAAATAAACAGATTAATAAAATGATCTATACAGCAATTTTTGGTTTATTTCTTTGTGTTTGTTCAATTGTGATATTGTCTTTTAGTATTATTAATAAAATAGTATCAAAACCTTTGCAAATTTTATCTACTCAAATAGGGCAACAATCCGATGATATTTATTCAACAAACAAAAAACTAAGTGGCTCTTTTATCAGGGTATCAGGATTGTCTAAATCTCAAAGTGATTCGATTGTTCAAATACAATCCCAAATGGATCAAATGGTAGAAATTATTGCGCAAACTAAAAATAATGCAGATGAATGTATTCGCATTGTAGATCATTTAAATAATAAAACAAAAGAGGGAAGTAGAATTATAGAAACAATGACTCTATCTGTAGGAAAGATTGGTAAATCAAGTGAAAATCTCCAAAATATCTCGAAAATGATAGGAGATATTTCGGCAAAAGCAAAAGTAATTAATAATATTGTATCTAAGACCGAGTTATTATCTTTAAATGCATCTATTGAGTCTGCTCGAGCTGGTGCATTAGGAAAAGGCTTTTCCGTTGTTGCTGAAGAAGTTGGTAATTTAGCGAAAATGAGTGGTAAAGCTGCCAATGAAATTGATACATTAATATCTGAAAGCCAAAAAGTGGCTGAAATTGTAATTCTTGAAATGAATAATAGTGTCGGAGAAATTAAGAATAATTCAGTAAATGTTTCAAATTCATTTAAAGATATTGCTTCTGAAGTAACAAATATTTTAAGTAATACAAAAGAAATTCAAGATTCAACAAATAAACAAAACTCAAGCATTGTTGAAGTTGTAAGTTCGGTAAATACAGCTGGTGAAATAAATAATCAGACATTTGATGAAATGAAATCTTTAATTTTATTTGCAAAAGAGATAGATTTACAATGTGATAAATTAAAGAATATTATGGAATTAATGAATAATATAATTCTTGGTCAAAAAGATAAAATAAAATAA
- a CDS encoding acyltransferase family protein, producing MYNKEVKDIKISQRISGIDSLRGIAAIIMALFHANSAFGLNFNVPNFRLDIFFILSGIIMALVYEDKIYSGKINFKDYFVKRISRLLPLHYITLFLTLILFILYIISGKSYLVPPESNIFTFFLHLFLLQNIGLTETLTWNYVSWSISAQIIIETIWFYFLYKKNKSSYLYLFVIIICMFIIIKSFGLGFVDVASNPSIIYINAGMLRYLMDFCIGVLIYRFFCVRFKMFYMIPNYILNVISLIIMIYLITIWTFKNLYFEGSDFVNALFVYPLLICICINNKTILSKIINTYFLSYLGKIAYSIFLIHPLIIVLSWKIQKYFDFHWILLLCLYYFILIVASHLSYNFIEIPGARLVNKIFEKVKKRKNYVIKINN from the coding sequence ATGTATAACAAAGAAGTTAAAGATATAAAAATTTCTCAAAGAATTAGCGGAATCGATTCTTTAAGAGGAATAGCAGCTATTATTATGGCTCTTTTTCATGCAAATTCTGCCTTTGGTTTAAATTTTAATGTCCCTAATTTTAGATTAGATATTTTCTTTATATTAAGTGGGATTATAATGGCACTAGTTTATGAAGATAAAATATATAGTGGAAAAATTAATTTTAAAGATTATTTTGTAAAAAGAATCTCAAGATTGCTACCTTTGCATTATATTACATTATTTTTGACATTAATTTTATTTATATTATATATTATTTCAGGTAAATCTTACTTGGTTCCTCCTGAAAGTAATATTTTTACTTTTTTTCTTCATCTTTTTCTTCTTCAAAATATTGGATTAACTGAGACTCTTACTTGGAATTATGTTTCTTGGTCAATTTCAGCTCAAATAATTATTGAAACTATTTGGTTTTATTTTTTGTATAAGAAAAATAAATCATCATATTTATATTTGTTTGTAATTATAATCTGCATGTTTATTATAATTAAATCTTTTGGTTTAGGCTTTGTTGATGTTGCATCGAATCCTAGTATAATTTATATTAATGCTGGTATGTTAAGATATTTAATGGATTTTTGTATTGGAGTGTTAATTTATAGATTTTTCTGTGTTAGATTTAAAATGTTTTATATGATTCCGAATTATATTTTAAATGTTATTTCTCTTATAATAATGATATATCTTATAACAATTTGGACCTTCAAAAACTTATATTTTGAAGGTTCAGATTTTGTTAATGCTTTATTTGTTTATCCTTTATTAATTTGTATTTGTATTAATAACAAAACGATTCTTAGTAAAATTATAAATACTTATTTTCTATCTTATTTAGGAAAAATCGCATATTCAATATTTCTGATTCATCCTTTAATTATTGTATTATCATGGAAGATTCAAAAATATTTTGATTTTCATTGGATTCTATTGCTTTGTTTATATTATTTTATATTAATTGTAGCATCCCATCTTTCATATAATTTTATAGAAATTCCAGGAGCAAGATTAGTAAATAAAATATTTGAAAAAGTTAAAAAAAGAAAAAATTATGTAATAAAAATAAACAATTGA
- a CDS encoding POTRA domain-containing protein, whose amino-acid sequence MFKNKFILAIIVIEIFIFSECFSETRKIKEIEFKGNENTSIETLKSITQLKSGEEYNKSKIDNAIQNIKNTTVFTNVTAEIIEVKESKNEIKIVFNMEKKWTIIPYLIAGSGGGTSYYSVGVFDTNLFNELYIANFNIKVENNKPNLSLSLLDNYAFDNNVIMGIIANVINKKDIYFDSNSKEIGYLSFKGSSINPYFLWKFTDYFDYGGGILYQESSEINDILSTDEVNINQQNNIKTPYSYTTVSLQSRLNLGIINFNELTQSGVQFTSLINSTAGLNLTNSNKEDYNETTATILGFYPISFLKSTYIATRLGFYGTDSNNPIKLTFLGGLDKVRGFNYSQFNGKTAYYLNFEFRYTAWEGNTFAFQVVPFFDMANTGNDVNQIISKQSASSYGMGIRIPFKNINKIAVRIDYAQTITPFKLNGLSFGLTQLF is encoded by the coding sequence ATGTTTAAAAATAAATTTATTTTAGCGATTATTGTAATTGAAATATTTATTTTTTCTGAATGTTTTTCTGAAACTAGAAAAATAAAAGAGATCGAATTTAAAGGCAATGAAAATACATCAATTGAAACTTTAAAAAGTATAACTCAATTGAAAAGTGGGGAAGAATACAATAAATCGAAAATAGATAATGCTATCCAAAATATAAAAAACACGACTGTTTTTACAAATGTAACTGCAGAAATTATTGAAGTTAAAGAAAGTAAAAATGAAATAAAAATCGTTTTTAACATGGAAAAAAAATGGACAATTATCCCTTATCTAATAGCAGGTTCTGGAGGGGGAACTTCATATTATTCTGTTGGTGTTTTTGATACCAATCTTTTTAATGAACTTTATATCGCTAATTTTAATATAAAAGTTGAAAACAATAAACCAAATTTATCGTTATCATTATTAGATAATTATGCCTTTGATAATAATGTTATAATGGGAATAATAGCTAATGTCATTAATAAAAAGGATATCTATTTTGACTCAAATAGCAAAGAAATAGGATACTTATCATTCAAAGGATCTTCTATTAATCCTTATTTTCTCTGGAAATTTACTGATTATTTTGATTATGGTGGAGGTATTTTATATCAAGAATCTAGTGAAATAAATGATATTTTAAGTACAGATGAAGTAAATATAAATCAACAAAATAATATTAAAACCCCTTATAGCTATACTACTGTTTCTTTGCAATCAAGACTAAACTTAGGCATTATTAACTTTAATGAATTAACTCAAAGTGGGGTTCAATTTACTTCATTGATAAATTCAACCGCAGGATTAAATTTAACAAATTCAAATAAAGAAGATTATAATGAAACAACAGCAACTATTTTAGGATTTTATCCTATCTCTTTCTTAAAAAGCACATATATTGCAACTCGCCTTGGATTTTATGGCACTGATTCTAATAACCCAATTAAACTCACATTCTTGGGAGGTTTAGATAAAGTTAGAGGATTTAATTATAGCCAATTTAATGGGAAAACAGCTTATTATCTCAATTTTGAATTCAGATATACTGCTTGGGAAGGTAATACTTTTGCTTTTCAAGTAGTTCCCTTTTTTGATATGGCAAATACAGGAAACGATGTGAATCAAATTATTTCCAAACAAAGCGCATCTAGTTATGGAATGGGAATTAGAATTCCATTTAAAAATATAAATAAAATAGCTGTAAGAATAGATTATGCACAAACTATTACTCCATTTAAGCTAAACGGATTAAGCTTTGGCTTAACTCAATTATTTTAA